Proteins from a single region of Psilocybe cubensis strain MGC-MH-2018 chromosome 3, whole genome shotgun sequence:
- a CDS encoding Histone deacetylase phd1 has translation MTVSFHKYTGDFFPGTGKLDDNGSGPGKHFALNVPLQDGIDDEMYLTIFKTVIGDTVTAFRPSAIVLQCGADSLGCDRLGAFNLSIAAHGECVNFVRKFNVPLLVVGGGGYTIKNVSRCWTYETSVLVGAEIPDELPRTVYDSFFADSHWKLHPPLTGKVDNQNSPASLQRITISIRNKLRYLQGAPSVAMQEIPPDLQGLLADENKTAEEKDEEKGTGQAGERRLGRSTNRAEYYEGDNDNDNDSPAPSTRARGGSTGRRARGGRRGRGRGRGRGAASASASVSAPPTPATPSRATGDANDDDDDAVPEPSPAPVKRGRGRGRGRGRGRGRAAAADKERDKDKEKEKDPGTPTTETTSTPAMDVDVDGPGFVKWSEDHHTTIHSRLNDAFNFQGT, from the exons ATGACTGTCTCATTTCACAAATACACAGGCGACTTCTTCCCCGGGACAGGAAAGCTCGACGACAACGGGAGCGGCCCCGGAAAACATTTTGCTCTCAACGTTCCCTTGCAAGACGGCATCGACGATGAGATGTATCTCACAATTTTTAAGACCGTCATCGGGGACACCGTCACCGCCTTCCGTCCGTCCGCGATTGTTTTGCAGTGTGGTGCCGATTCGCTTGGCTGTGATCGGCTTGGCGCGTTCAATCTCTCCATCGCGGCGCATGGTGAGTGCGTCAATTTTGTACGCAAGTTTAACGTCCCGTTGCTGGTcgttggtggtggaggcTACACTATCAAGAATGTCAGTCGCTGCTGGACGTATGAAACCTCTGTTCTGGTAGGGGCGGAAATACCTGACGAACTCCCGAGGACTGTGTATGATTCATTCTTCGCCGACTCCCATTGGAAACTTCATCCACCCTTGACGGGGAAAGTCGACAATCAAAATTCGCCTGCCTCGCTCCAACGTATCACCATTAGCATTCGAAATAAGCTTCGATACCTTCAAGGTGCACCTAGCGTAGCTATGCAAGAGATCCCTCCTGATCTCCAAGGCCTGCTCGCGGATGAGAACAAGACAGCTGAAGAGAAGGATGAAGAGAAGGGCACAGGCCAGGCAGGAGAACGACGCCTCGGAAGATCAACAAACCGTGCTGAATATTACGAAGGCGATAACGACAATGACAACGATTCCCCGGCGCCAAGCACCAGAGCGCGTGGTGGCAGTACTGGGCGGAGGGCGAGGGGCGGCCGACGGGGGCGAGGACGTGGTCGTGGAAGAGGAGCTGCatcagcttcagcttcagttTCCGCACCTCCTACTCCTGCTACGCCATCACGTGCAACTGGCGACGcgaatgacgatgacgatgacgccGTACCGGAACCCAGCCCTGCACCTGttaagagaggaagagggagaggtcGTGGCAGAGGTAGGGGTCGTGGTCGAGCAGCGGCTGCTGACAAGGAAAGGGataaagacaaagaaaaagaaaaagacccCGGCACCCCCACCACGGAGACGACTTCGACTCCGGCCATGGATGTCGACGTGGACG GTCCAGGATTCGTCAAGTGGTCTGAAGACCATCATACCACGATCCATTCAAGGCTCAACGATGCTTTCAACTTCCAGGGGACTTGA
- a CDS encoding Protein PER1-like protein (Protein PER1 homolog), with amino-acid sequence MKIAFATFLTLFTLFSVTFASSGDRSPLFTGCVGRCNVHHCGMNEVGLKVWLRVTRWSCVDDCKYLCMAEITDTDVRNGKPLQQYYGKWPFYRFLGMQEPASVVFSLLNLWAHKRGREAIRRKISEHHPMRPYYLMWSAISINAWFWSGIFHTRDTPRTEKLDYFSAALSILYGLYIAILRLFHLYPLPQTSRLTLSAKPSQPSNSWKRISITILFSIMYIAHVSYLLFLPRFDYTYNIVFNTVLGVSHNILWAIYALPTSMSFIRRFPSQPKSYRPKFVSKAAWFVVLMTAATSLELFDFQPWARTIDAHSLWHLATAPIAFLWYQFLIEDSNDISWREQRL; translated from the exons ATGAAAATCGCGTTTGCGACTTTCCTTACTCTCTTTACCCTCTTCTCTGTTACTTTTGCGTCTTCAGGGGATAGATCTCCACTATTTACGGGATGTGTAGGCCGCTGCAATGTCCATCACTGCGGAATGAACGAAGTAGGGCTCAAGGTCTGGCTTCGAGTGACACGCTGGTCGTGCGTAGATGACTGCAAATATCTATGCATGGCAGAAATCACCGACACAGACGTCCGAAATGGGAAGCCATTACAACAATATTACGGAAAATGGCCGTTCTACCGGTTTCTAGGCATGCAAGAGCCAGCCTCGGTCGTGTTTTCGCTTCTCAATTTATGGGCTCACAAACGCGGGAGGGAAGCAATCAGGAGGAAGATTTCTGAGCATCATCCTATGAGACCTTACTATCTCATGTGGTCGGCGATTAGCATAAACGCCTGGTTTTGGTCTGGTATATTCCACACAAGAG ATACCCCTCGCACTGAGAAACTGGATTACTTTTCCGCCGCACTTTCGATTCTTTATGGTCTATATATTGCTATCCTTCGCCTCTTTCACCTATACCCGCTGCCTCAAACGTCGCGACTGACATTGTCCGCAAAACCATCCCAACCATCCAACTCATGGAAACGCATATCCATAACAATCCTTTTCTCAATAATGTACATCGCCCATGTTTCATATTTGCTATTTCTCCCTCGCTTTGACTATACCTATAACATCGTCTTCAACACCGTCCTAGGCGTCAGCCATAATATATTGTGGGCAATCTATGCCCTGCCGACATCTATGTCCTTCATTCGCCGATTCCCTTCTCAGCCAAAATCTTATCGACCCAAGTTCGTCAGCAAGGCCGCGTGGTTTGTCGTTTTGATGACCGCCGCAACAAGCCTCGAATTATTTGACTTCCAGCCTTGGGCAAGAACTATCGACGCGCATTCCCTATGGCACCTCGCTACAGCTCCGATTGCCTTCCTGTGGTACCAATTCTTGATTGAAGACTCTAATGATATAAGCTGGAGAGAGCAGAGGCTGTAA
- a CDS encoding Sterol 3-beta-glucosyltransferase UGT80A2: MSAANKEPLHMQINAATRTRPSAAESPLESTTVDYAKYVSQGKGLDSVARVSPDGRISLLFDFKDSKLPEIPKPQSRNTEEFAIDPREWQECPSINIVIMIVGSRGDVQPYVALGKQLLKDGHRVRIATHETFRTFVGDAGLEFYSIGGNPQDLMSYMVKNPGLMPGFESLTNGDIAKKRKMLAEMIDGCWDACHTPCPVTGRSFIADAIISNPPTFAHVHCAEALGIPLLLSFTMPWTATTAFAHPLVNITNSNAGFGVTNYLSYAAADLLTWQGVGDIINTFRTSKLGLSPLGIRVGPGYVDRLKIPWTYCMSPALVPKPDDWKSNIDVSGFYFLDLATNYQPSPELLAFLSAGETPVYIGFGSVVVDDPAEMTEIIFEATKQAGVRALVSSGWGGLGGISVPPHIFILGNVPHDWLFDEERVSAVVHHGGAGTTAIGLAKGRPTVVVPFFGDQGFWGNMIHKAGAGPKPIPHKELSVHKLRDAITFAVSPAAKEAAKAMAQKIYEDDGVRKGVESFYRHLPLLNMRCDLDPSRVAIWWSDDLCLKLSALAAQTLADAKLISLQTLKLHRPKEYKVRKKVADPMTGAGGANAMFWTLTNPMKFGSFLQGQETPPPPGILDAMATVHDGLRRHSADQRLVQSPEYFQDSIQSVFETNKEVKKSSIFESKGFLRSLKNLLPGSRPSTPKSPKSPTPKSPTPNSGSSFKSFMMPVQGSWRFGLSASGKTQYQRQRLTRIAEGRKAVKASTDDQRATIIRKFKEELRNTPARQKAYREAEERATHSGSVDYGHSKALSLDQGKSLTRQKAGWVGAA; encoded by the exons ATGAGCGCTGCCAATAAAGAGCCCTTGCACATGCAAATCAATGCTGCAACTCGAACGCGCCCATCAGCAGCGGAAAGTCCACTTGAATCCACGACTGTTG ATTATGCCAAATATGTATCGCAAGGAAAAGGCCTCGATTCCGTTGCAAGAGTCAGTCCAGACGGACGCATATCTTTGCTTTTCGACTTCAAGGATAGCAAACTACCCGAGATACCCAAACCCCAGTCACGGAACACCGAAGAATTCGCCATAGACCCTAGAGAATGGCAGGAATGTCCGAGTATTAACATAGTTATCATGATTGTTGGGAGCCGTG GTGATGTACAACCATACGTAGCGCTGGGGAAGCAATTGTTGAAGGATGGCCATCGGGTACGGATCGCAACCCACGAGACATTCCGCACGTTCGTTGGCGATGCAGGCTTGGAATTCTACAGTATAGGTGGCAATCCCCAGGATCTCATGAGTTATATGGTGAAAA ATCCTGGGTTAATGCCCGGGTTCGAGTCGCTCACCAACGGTGACATTGCGAAAAAGCGCAAGATGCTGGCGGAAATGATCGATGGGTGCTGGGATGCTTGTCATACGCCTTGTCCTGTCACAGGACGCTCTTTCATAGCCGATGCTATAATATCGAACCCACCCACGTTTGCTCATGTCCACTGTGCGGAGGCCTTGGGCATTCCACTACTCCTGAGCTTCA CTATGCCATG GACGGCCACCACGGCCTTCGCTCATCCCCTAGTCAATATCACAAACTCAAATGCTGGATTTGGTGTAACAAATTACCTGAGTTACGCAGCTGCCGATCTCTTAACATGGCAAGG AGTTGGTGACATCATCAACACTTTTAGAACGTCGAAACTGGGGCTTTCCCCATTGGGAATACGAGTAGGGCCAGGATATGTCGACCGGCTGAAAATACCGTGGACATATTGTATGAGTCCTGCGTTGGTCCCGAAGCCGGACGATTGGAAGAGCAACATCG ATGTTTCTGGATTCTATTTCCTCGACCTGGCCACAAACTACCAACCGTCGCCTGAATTGTTGGCTTTTCTGTCAGCAGGGGAAACCCCTGTATACATTGG GTTCGGATCCGTTGTAGTTGACGATCCAGCTGAGATGACCG AAATCATCTTCGAGGCAACAAAACAAGCTGGTGTGCGAGCTCTGGTCTCCTCTGGTTGG GGTGGTCTAGGTGGCATCTCCGTCCCACCTCACATATTCATACTGGGAAATGTTCCACATGATTGGCTGTTTGACGAAGAGCGCGTGTCTGCCGTCGTGCATCATGGCGGTGCTGGAACAACCGCAATTGGTCTCGCCAAAGGTCGCCCAACAGTAGTCGTGCCTTTCTTTGGCGATCAAGGATTCTGGG GAAATATGATCCACAAAGCAGGCGCTGGGCCGAAGCCGATCCCGCACAAAGAACTCAGCGTTCATAAACTGCGTGACGCCATCACCTTCGCTGTCAGCCCTGCCGCCAAAGAAGCTGCGAAGGCCATGGCACAAAAGATCTACGAAGAT GACGGCGTACGGAAGGGCGTGGAGAGCTTTTATAGGCATCTTCCGTTGTTGAATATGAGGTGTGATCTGGATCCTTCGCGCGTAGCTATTTGGTGGTCGGATGATCTG TGCTTGAAACTTAGTGCCTTGGCCGCTCAAACGCTAGCTGATGCGAAATTAATATCCCTACAGACACTCAAATTACATC GACCAAAAGAATACAAAGTCCGAAAGAAAGTCGCCGACCCAATGACAGGTGCTGGCGGAGCCAACGCTATGTTCTGGACACTTACCAATCCAATGAAATTTGGAAGTTTCCTCCA AGGACAAGAGACACCGCCTCCGCCAGGTATTTTGGACGCCATGGCCACCGTTCACGATGGACTTCGAAGACATTCTGCAGATCAGAGACTAGTGCAATCTCCT GAATACTTTCAGGATTCCATTCAAAGCGTATTTGAAACCAACAaggaagtaaaaaaaagttcTATATTCGAGTCGAAG GGTTTCTTAAGATCCCTTAAAAATT TACTTCCTGGATCGAGACCGTCCACTCCCAAATCTCCCAAATCCCCAACACCCAAATCACCCACTCCAAACTCTGGCTCTAGCTTCAAATCATTCATGATGCCAGTTCAAGGCTCGTGGCGATTTGGATTATCAGCCTCTGGCAAAACGCAATACCAGCGCCAGCGTCTCACTCGTATCGCAGAAGGCAGGAAAGCCGTCAAAGCAAGCACGGACGACCAGCGGGCGACGATTATCCGAAAGTTCAAGGAGGAGCTGCGTAATACGCCTGCGAGGCAGAAGGCTTATCGGGAGGCTGAAGAGAGGGCAACGCATAGTGGGAGTGTGGATTACGGGCATAGCAAGGCGTTGAGCCTTGATCAGGGAAAGTCTCTGACAAG GCAGAAAGCTGGTTGGGTTGGTGCAGCTTAG
- a CDS encoding Polyadenylation factor subunit 2, with the protein MSTTTLPILLPGYAIPKSISTPHLDWKPRRYLSEPQPPPQDEGKLLEQELANARQMIDGKIIKKTRPRRTVDYNGGMGRWALLRKLRPNPNYVPNLRPAPPFIIDLLPPKAYPENPSTSLCTKFVHTSTNKIRCPVNVVTWTPEARRVLTGSTSGEFTLWNGLTFNFETILQAHDSAICAMTFTHSGAYLASADKTGIIKYFEPNMNNLTAWQGSSSREAIRGLSFSPDDRRFATASDDSSIRIWSFAERRVESVLSGHGWDVKCVEWHPTKGLLVSGSKDNQIKFWDPRTGTVLSTLHQHKNTIQALSWSPNGNMVASASRDQTVRVFDIRAMKEFRVLKGHKKEVCSVTWHPVHPLLVSGGSEGAILHWDLSTPDDNSFTQAVSAPRATLSQAHDSNVWSVAFHPFGHLLASASNDHTTRFWSRERPGDATSVFSGGGEKPPEIVDMQGQEEEEDAMVPGFGAGGGGGNAAWWGKEEDGGAGGGPSDIGPRRGGGYPDHAEEDFIPGFGGGPPADSRPRQNGYSSMAHDSYENSEKDEFGRDRDLNSGGGHGHSDDWGRGGGGGGGYNRGARFGPSRRGRY; encoded by the exons ATGTCTACGACTACTCTTCCTATATTGCTGCCGGGATATGCAATTCCAAAGTCGATATCTACACCACACCTTGACTGGAAACCACGAAGATACCTTTCGGAACCCCAACCTCCGCCTCAGGATGAAGGAAAGTTGTTGGAGCAAGAGTTAGCAAACGCGCGACAAATGATTGATGGCAAAATCATTAAGAAGACACGACCTCGGCGGACGGTGGATTACAACGGTGGCATGGGTAGATGGGCTCTG CTTCGGAAACTTCGACCCAATCCTAACTATGTACCTAACCTGCGGCCTGCTCCTCCTTTCATCATCGAC CTCCTTCCTCCTAAAGCATACCCCGAAAACCCATCTACTTCATTATGTACCAAGTTCGTGCACACATCCACGAATAAAATTCGCTGTCCGGTGAACGTCGTCACG TGGACACCAGAAGCTCGACGTGTTCTGACTGGATCAACAAGCGGAGAATTCACGCTATGGAACGGTCTTACCTTTAATTTCGAAACCATCCTTCAAGCACACGACTCTGCCATCTGTGCTATGACATTCACCCATTCTGGCGCCTACCTTGCCTCAGCAGATAAAACAGGAATCATAAAATACTTTGAACCTAATATGAACAACTTAACGGCTTGGCAAGGCTCCTCTTCGCGCGAAGCTATCCGCGGGCTAAGCTTCAGTCCAGATGACAGACGGTTTGCAACAGCAAGTGATGATTCAAGTATCCGGATTTGGTCCTTTGCAGAGCGACGGGTTGAGAGCGTGTTGAGCG GACACGGATGGGATGTGAAATGCGTGGAATGGCATCCAACGAAAGGTCTTTTAGTGTCTGGTAGTAAAGATAACCAAATTAAATTTTGGGACCCTCGTACGGGAACTGTACTGTCGACCTT ACACCAACACAAAAATACTATACAAGCTCTTTCCTGGTCACCGAACGGCAACATGGTCGCTAGTGCCTCTCGAGACCAGACCGTTCGAGTTTTTGATATCAGAGCAATGAAAGAGTTTAGGGTTCTCAAAGGTCACAAGAAAGAAGTTTGTT CGGTGACTTGGCACCCAGTGCATCCTTTGCTGGTTTCCGGTGGATCAGAAGGAGCGATCCTCCACTGGGACCTTTCCACTCCTGACGACAACTCCTTTACACAAGCTGTGTCCGCGCCCCGAGCAACGCTGTCACAGGCACATGACTCGAATGTGTGGTCAGTCGCATTCCACCCATTTGGTCACTTACTCGCCAGTGCCTCCAACGACCACACAACGCGCTTCTGGAGTCGAGAACGCCCGGGAGACGCGACTTCTGTATTCTCTGGTGGTGGAGAGAAACCACCGGAGATTGTCGACATGCAAGggcaagaagaggaggaggacgcgATGGTGCCCGGCTTCGGAGCTGGAGGCGGTGGCGGCAACGCTGCTTGGTGGGgcaaagaggaagatggcGGCGCTGGTGGTGGTCCCTCAGACATTGGTCCTAGGAGAGGCGGTGGTTACCCAGATCATGCGGAGGAAGATTTTATACCAGGCTTTGGAGGTGGTCCACCAGCAGATTCCCGGCCGAGACAGAACGGGTACTCGTCCATGGCTCACGACTCTTATGAAAACAGCGAGAAGGATGAGTTTGGTCGGGACCGTGATCTCAACAGTGGTGGGGGACACGGCCACAGTGATGACTGGGGCCGTGGAGgaggcggtggcggtggttATAACCGCGGAGCTCGTTTCGGACCGTCTAGACGGGGGCGATATTGA